The genomic DNA GACAGGTTTGGTACGGCATTTTTTGAAACAGGCGATTACAAAATGGAATTTGTAACTGCAAGACGGGAAATGTATGATAAGAATTCCAGAAATCCTGAAGTTGAGAAGAGTGATTTCGAAACAGATATTAAAAGGCGGGATTTTACTATAAATGCAATGGCAGCACAAGTCACTTCCCGGGGCCTTGGAGATATTGTAGATATTCTCGGGGGACGTAAAGATCTCGAGAAAAAGATAATTCGTACTCCTCTTGA from bacterium includes the following:
- a CDS encoding tRNA nucleotidyltransferase — its product is MTSKQDELLQKIGEFSERRGVAVYAVGGYIRDKLLSRETKEIDFMVLGDGPAFAASAVKELGGRGLVTFDRFGTAFFETGDYKMEFVTARREMYDKNSRNPEVEKSDFETDIKRRDFTINAMAAQVTSRGLGDIVDILGGRKDLEKKIIRTPL